The genome window AAATTTGTAAATAAAATATGGAGTATTTGCTCAAGGAATTTATAAAAAAATGTAACGAAAAATTGCCATAAATTTGTCGAATTGTGTCATATGCAGGCTCAAATCGCCTAATGGCAAGCGTTTTCTGGTAAAAATGCTTATGGGATAAAAAAATTCCCGATTCCCGAAAACAGCATCTTAAAGGAGCCTAACCGGATGTTCACTCACGTCAAGCCCACCATTCGCCACGTTGTGCCGGAAAACTTGCAGGGGCGATCGCTCATGAAGGTGGTCTATGTCGTACTGGAACCGCAGTATCAAAGCGCCCTGTCGGCAGCGGTTCGATCGATAAACCAGAAAAATCCGAATTTGGCAATAGAAATCAGCGGCTACCTGATCGAGGAACTCCGCAGCCCGGAAAATTACGAGGCCTTCAAGCGGGATGTGGCGGATGCCAATGTATTTATTGCTTCTCTAATTTTCATCGAAGATTTAGCCGAAAAAGTGGTAGCGGCAGTTGAACCGCTGCGCGACAGCTTGGATGTCGCCGTCGTCTTCCCGTCGATGCCAGGGGTGATGCGGCTCAATAAAATGGGCAGTTTCTCGATGGCACAGTTGGGACAAAGCAAAAGTGCGATCGGCGAATTCATGAAAAAACGGAAGGAAAAATCCGGGAGTTCCTTCCAAGACGGAATGCTGAAACTGCTGCAAACTTTGCCGAAAGTGCTGAAATATTTGCCGATCGACAAAGCCCAAGATGCGCGAAACTTCATGCTGAGTTTCCAGTATTGGCTGGGCGGTTCCCAAGAAAACTTGGAAAACTTCTTGCTGATGCTGTCACATAAATATGTTTTCAAAGGACAGGAACAGTTAACTTTTGAAGAGCCCGTTGTCTACCCGGACATGGGAATTTGGCATCCTTTGGCACCGTCAATGTTTGAGGATGTCAAAGGATACCTCACCTGGTACAACGCCCGCAAAGATATTTCGGCAGACCTCAAAGACCCCCTCGCACCTTGCATTGGCTTGGTGTTGCAGCGGACTCACTTAGTCACGGGAGATGACGCGCACTATGTAGCAATGGTGCAGGAATTGGAGGCAATGGGGGCGCGGGTGGTGCCGATTTTTGCCGGCGGTTTGGACTTCTCGAAACCCGTCGAAACTTTTTTCTTGGAAGTTGGGACCAAAGGTGTTGCACCGCTGCCTATCGTTGATGCGGTCGTTTCTCTGACTGGTTTTGCGCTGGTGGGCGGCCCGGCGAAACAAGATCACCCGAAGGCGATCGAATCTTTGAAAAAATTAAATTGCCCTTACATGGTGGCTTTGCCGCTGGTTTTCCAAACGACGGAAGAGTGGGAAAATAGCGATTTAGGCTTGCACCCGATTCAAGTTGCTTTGCAAATTGCCATTCCCGAGTTGGATGGCGCGATCGAACCGATTATTTTGTCGGGACGTGATGGCGCAACTGGCAAGGCGATCGCCCTACAAGACCGGATCGAAGCAATTTCCCAGCGCGCCATGAAATGGGCAATGCTGCGCCGCAAACCAAAATTAGATAAAAAAGTTGCGATCACAGTTTTCAGTTTCCCGCCGGACAAAGGCAACGTCGGAACTGCCGCTTATTTGGACGTTTTCGGCTCGATTTACCAAGTATTGAAAGCCTTAAAAGGCAACGGTTACGACTTGCCAGAATTGCCGGATTCCGCCGAAAAACTGATGCAAGAAGTCATCCACGACGCAACAGCCCAATACCAAACTCCGGAATTAAATGTTGCTTACCGGATGTCGGTAGCTGAATACGAAGAATTCACTCCTTACTCGGAACGCTTGCAAGAAAATTGGGGCCCGCCTCCGGGACATTTGAACAGCGACGGACAAAATTTGCTGATTTTCGGCAAACATTTTGGCAATGTGTTTATCGGAGTGCAACCTACTTTTGGATACGAAGGCGATCCGATGCGGTTGTTATTCTCTCGTTCCGCCAGCCCGCACCACGGTTTTGCTGCTTACTATACATATTTGGAGCGCATTTGGGGTGCGGATGCGGTGCTGCACTTTGGCACTCACGGTTCGCTAGAATTCATGCCTGGTAAGCAGATGGGAATGTCTGGGGAATGTTATCCCGACAGTTTGATCGGCAAAATTCCCAATATCTATTATTACGCCGCCAACAATCCCAGCGAGGCAACAATTGCTAAGCGCCGCAGTTATGCTGAAACAATCAGCTATCTGACTCCTCCGGCTGAAAATGCTGGTTTGTACAAAGGTTTGCAGGAACTCAGCGAGTTAATTGCTTCTTATCAAACTTTGAAAGAGACTGGGCGGGGTGTGCCGATTGTTGATGCGATCGTCGAAAAATGCCGTTTGGTGAATTTGGATAAAGATATCGCCCTACCTCCCGAACAAGAAAGAGGGGTTGCTGCGGGAATGACTGCGGAGGAACGGGACAATTTAGTTGGCTTGGTTTACCGCAAGTTGATGGAAATTGAGTCGCGGTTGTTACCTTGCGGTTTGCACGTTATCGGTAAGCCGCCGACTGCGGAAGAGGCGATCGCAACTTTGGTGAATATCGCCAATTTAGACCGCGAAGAAGACGGGCTGATCGGCTTGCCGCGGATTATCGCTAACAGTCTCGGACGCGATATCGGCGAAATTTATACCAATAGCGACAAAGGCATTTTAAGTGATGTCGAATTGCTGCAAAACATCACCTTGGCCTGTCGGGATGCCGTTGGCGCTTTGGTGAAGGAACAAACCGATGCTGAGGGCAGAGTTTCCCTTGTTTCTAAGTTGAATTTCTTCAACATGGGCAAGAAAACACCTTGGATTGAAGCTTTGCACGCCGCCGGTTACAAAAAAATCGATCCAGAACCGATTAAACCGCTGTTTGAGTATCTGGAATTCTGCTTGCAGCAAGTTTGTGCCGACAACGAATTAGGCGCACTGTTGCGGGCGTTAGAAGGCGAGTATGTTCTGCCCGGCCCCGGTGGCGATCCGATTCGCAACCCGGATGTTTTGCCGACTGGCAAGAATATGCACGCTTTAGACCCGCAGTCAATCCCTACAACGGGGGCGGTTAAGTCTGCTAAGGTTGTAGTCGATCGGCTGTTAGAAAGACAGCGCGTTGATAACGGCGGAAATTACCCAGAAACGATCGCCGTTGTGTTGTGGGGAACCGACAACATCAAGACTTACGGCGAATCCCTCGCCCAAGTAATGTGGATGGTGGGAGTGAAGCCAGTTCCCGACGCTTTGGGCCGGGTAAACAAACTCGAATTGCTTTCTTTAGAAGAGTTGGGACGCCCTCGGATCGACGTAGTAATTAACTGTTCCGGCGTATTCCGCGACTTGTTCATCAACCAAATGAATTTGTTAGATAAAGCCGTGAAAATGGCAGCGGAAGCCGACGAACCGTTAGAAATGAACTTCGTTCGCAAACACGCATTGAAGCAAGCGGAAGAAATGGGAATCAACCTGCGGCAAGCAGCAACCCGGGTATTTTCCAATGCCTCTGGTTCCTATTCATCTAACATCAACTTGGCGGTGGAAAACAGCACTTGGGAAAGCGAAGCCGAGTTGCAGGAAATGTACTTAACTCGCAAATCCTTCGCCTTTTCTTCCGACAATCCGGGAACAATGGAACAAGACCGGAAGATTTTTGAATCATCCTTGAAAACTGCGGAAGTCACCTTCCAAAACTTGGATTCTGCCGAGATTTCCCTAACCGACGTGTCGCACTATTTCGACTCCGATCCGACTAAATTGATCGGCAGTTTGCGCGCAGATGGGAAGCAACCGACATCCTTTGTTGCTGATACAACCACAGCTAACGCGCAGGTGCGGACGCTATCAGAAACCGTGCGTTTAGATTCGCGGACTAAGCTGCTGAATCCGAAGTGGTATGAGGGGATGTTGTCGCACGGTTATGAAGGTGTGCGGGAGATTTCTAAGCGTCTGGTGAATACGACTGGATGGAGTGCGACGGCGGGCGCTGTGGATAATTGGGTGTATGAGGATGTCAACACTACGTTTATCCAAGATGAGGAGATGCAGAAGCGTTTGCTTAACTTAAATCCTCATTCTTTCCGCAAGATTGTCAGCACTTTGCTTGAGGTGAACGGCCGGGGTTATTGGGAGACTTCGGAGAACAATTTGGATCGTCTGCGTGAACTTTATCAGGAGGTGGAAGACCGGATTGAGGGAGTAGAATAGCGGCATGAAAATGTAGAGACGTTGCATACAACGTCTCTACAAAGCCTTAATCAGAAAGATAAAGTTAAAGCATTGCTGTGTGAGAATGAAACCCCTCGATCGACGTTACGTTTGTGATGTATTTACTTTGTATCTAAATCTGTCAGAAGCTATTACCTACAGAAACCTGAAGCTCCAAGTTCTGGTGCTTGTCTCACTCTGTCTTTTTCTTCTTCCAGCATAAAGCGACATTGAGATTGAGCGTTTTGCCAGGAAATAACGCCTTGAAAAATGGCGTTTGAAGTTGAAGGATTACCAGCATTTATATCGTTTCTGACTCTTGCAACGCAAAAGTTAGTTGCCTCATCTATTTTTTTCCGGACTTCGGCAATTTCTTCGTACCCGACAGTGGAACAGCCACGTTCACCATCTCGCCACGAAATTTTATTTAGAATGATGGCCTTAGCAATTGTAATACGCCCCGCAGAAATGTCCTCCCAAATATTTTTTGTTAAACCTTTATTATACGAAGGCTGAATGATACTAATAGTTGATATTATCGTATCATTCCCCTTCCCCTTTAGAATTAGTTTATCACTGACAGGCGATAGTGGTACTCCATTAACTTTACTGAGGTTTAAGATGAAATTATACTTACTGGTTGAATCGGCAGTTGTGCTTACATCTTCTTCCGTTTGATCGCGATCTTTTAAAATAACCTTAATTGATGATGGCTTAAAGTCATATCCACTAATTTCAAGTTTGTTTAACCGCTCCCGCTCCAGCTCCAGGTCAACCCGAGCTACGTCAATAGAACTAGGATTCACGATACACACCGCAGGTTCTAAAATTTCAACTGGCTTGAGAGGTATTCTCTCTTGCTTTGCCAGTTCATTCACTTCCTTCGCCAGTTCGTTTCTTATTTCAATCAAGGCATGACGCGATCTTTGGCCTACAAAGTCAGCATTACAGCGACCCTCTTCACCGACGCTAGCAATTCCAGTTTTGATAAGGTCGGTAATTTCGTTTTTGATAGTGGACTTTACATCCTGAGTTAACTGCTTTTGGACATTTTCCAAAACGTTCTGCCAGCTCCTAGATTCACTCCCTAGAGTATTGATACCTTTATCGAAAGTTTGTATAACCTTTTCTAAGTTCTCTATTTTCACAACAACCTCGCCCTTAAACGTAGGTCCGTCGCCACTACAGCCAGAAAACAGTAATAGCACTATCAGGGAAAATACTGAGTTGTAAGAATTTTTTCTACGTTGATTCATCGAAGCTCTCTCATCTCTACTACTGGTATTCATAATCTTACATTCAAATTTAATATTATTTAAGAGTACACTGAGTTGCAAGTAGTCTCCGGAATTTATTTCTTAATTATTTTTGACATTTCTTAAATAAAAGTTGCAAAAGTGATCGCTCTTTTCTTCTCAAAGTGCGATCGCCCCTCCGCTTTCCCCCCGATCGAACTTTGGGGAGTATTCTCGAAGGGCAATCGCCTTCGTGCTATGTTATAAGTAGACACGTTTTGTATATACAGCATCATGCAGTTTGAATATGACTATCTCGCGAAAACGACTTGAAGAATTAGAGAATATTCCAGAATCTGCGATCGATACATCTGATATTCCTGAATTAGATGCGAATTTTTGGGCAAAAGCAAAACTCGTAACACCACTGACAAAACAAGCTATTTCTTTAAGAGTTGATAGCGATGTATTAGATTGGTTTAAAAGCCAAGGAAAAGGTTATCAATCTCTAATGAATGCTGTGCTGCGCTCTTATGTTGAACATCACATAAAGAACAATCATGAAGTATGAACTAATCCTTTACTGGAGTGAGGAAGACCAGGCATTTATTGCCCAACTACCTGAATTGCTCGGATGTGCTGCAGATGGCGAAACTTATCAAGAAGCAGCAAAATCTAGAGATTATTATGCAGGAGTGGATAGAAACGGCTAACGCACTGGGTCGTCCTATTCCTCAACCGAAAGGTCGCTTGATGTTTGGGTAGTTGAAATAGAATCACAGCCCATCGCCCTTATCTTCCCAAAGTGCGATCGCCCCTTCTTTTACCTAATCAAATGGATTCAATATAGTTAACCCATCAACGCGCTTAAAATCCTTAGCATTGCGAGTTACCAAGACACATCCCTCAACTAAAGCACAGGCTGCAATTACACCATCACCTAATTTCAAGCGATAATCTCTACGAATTTGGGCTGCCCGATCTAAAACTGATTCTGTTAATGATACGCACTTAATAAGCCTCAAAAATTCTCGCAACTCATTCGCTTGTTCTTCTGTCAAGGCCGGGTAACAAAGTAACTCTACCCAACTAATCGGAGAGTAAAATGCCTCTGCATCTCCAGCTTCAATCTCATCAAATATAGGCTGAACCTCCGCCTCGTCATAGAAGTAGTAAATCAGAATGTTGGTATCGAGAAGATATTTATTAATCATCCCATTCTTCTCTAAGTTGCAACTGGAATTCCAAAGCATCCACACGCTTAGGCAAAAAACCTCGCCATCTCTTTAAATTTTTCCTGGACAATCTTTGACTGCTATCCTGAGTTTGGGTTGTTACCCGATCGCGCATCAAAGCTGACAATACTTCTAACAGTTGCTGTTGCTCTTCAAGAGTGAGATTTTGAGCCTGACTCAGTACCTCGCTATAAGTAGACATAGGCTTTATGTTGAGATTTTTGGGCTGATTGTCATTATAGCAATTTAGGATCGAAGGAAGTGCGATCGCCCTTATTTCCCCAAAGTACGATCGCTCTTATCTTCCCAAAGTGCGATCGCCCTTATTTGTAAACATCCCCCCTAGAATTAATCGCAGTCACAACATATACTTGATTTTCCCTGTCTTCTACAAAAAGTATCCGATATTTACCCACTCGCAGCCTTAATTCAGGACGACCTTTAAGTTGCTTAATATCAAGCCCTCTATCGTCACTTACTAAAGTATCTAAAGCCTTGACAATTCGTACTTGGTCATCCGGTTGCATTCGCGATAAATAGCGTTCTGCTGCTTTCAGGAGAATGTAGTCAGTCAATTTTTTTCTCCAAATAGCTTCAATTTGAGTTCTTGGGAGGATATCCCCCGATCGCGACCGGCCTGGTAATCTTGCCAAGCACCTTCACTCTCTGCTATTTCTTCTGCTGAAATTACTTCATCATCTTCTGCGACTTCTTCTCGTAACTGAATCATTTTTTTCAAGTCTTCTAATAACCGCAGTTGCTCTGCAAGCGTGAGGCTTTTAACTTGATTCAGTACCTTGCTATAAGTAAACATAGACTCTGCATTAAGATTGTTTGGCCTATCGTCATTATAGCAATTTAGGACCTAGAGAAGTACGGGCGATCGCAGCTATCCCGTAGGGAATCGCCCTTATTTTCCCAAAGCGCCATCGCCCTTATCTTCCTAAAGTGCGATCGCCATTATCTTCCCAAAGTACGATCGCCCTTATCTTCCCAAAAGTACGATCGCCCTTACTTTCCTATCAGCCGATCGTACTCTGCGTGAGTACCAATCCAAAACCACAAAATACCTGTTTTAATTTCAATACCCAACGCCCGATAAGCTTGTCCGGCCCTTACAGAGCAATAATTACCAACCTTCTTAAAATGCAGAGAAGGATGAGACGGATCTGCCTTCAACAACTCATAACACTGATCTGCTGTAGCTTGTACATTTGATGGCAAAGCATTGTAACAATCCCAAAACTTTCGAGTAGTGTAGTGCATTAAATCTCTCGATAGTTACCACTCTCAAAATCTGCGATCGCCTCCGCTGCTAAAGCATCCAGTTTCCCCTCACCACTATCTTTTTCTAACTGAACATCCCATCGTTGGTAATCCAAATTCATAAACCACTCTAACAACTCTCCAATCTTGTTGGGTGGAAGTTGGAGAATCGCATTTTCTATCTGTTCAATAGTCAACATAGGGTGTCTTAAGTTACACTAAATTTCGTTAATTTTTTTGCTTGTTATTTATTATATCTCAATTCGGGATTCGGGGAAAAGCGATCGCCCTTATCTTCCCAAAGTGCGATCGCACTTCAGTTAATCATAAATTTCTCTCCGGTGTCCAATCTGGTGAATAGTAATCACATTTAAATCATCATCAAAAGAATAAATTACCCGATAATCACCCACTCTTAACTTAAAGAAACCTGCCAGATTAGCCGACAACGGCATAGGAGTTATTTGTTCAAAATTTTCAGCCAACCAATTGATTTTATTACCTATACGCTCCTGCACAGCCTGAGTCAATCTTTCTTGGTTAACCAGAGCTTCTGCTGTCAACTCAACCGAATAGCTCATTAGGATTTTATGCCAAGTTTTTGATAAACTTCCCCAGGTTCGACGCTACTTTCTCCTGCTTGTTTGCGCTTCATTGACTCTAACAATTTCTGCTTGACTTCTTCCTTAACTTCTAAACCTGCATCAGGATCGCCCAAATATTCTTCTAAACACTGTTCCACGGTATGCCGAATTAAGTCCCGCAATTGATCGACTGTCATGTCTTTGACTTGCATCTTAATCTCCTAGTCCTTTAAGTTGCTTAATGTCAAGCCCTCTATCGTCACTTACTAAAGTATCTAAAGCCTTGACAATTCGTACTTGGTCATCCGGTTGCATTCGCGATAAATAGCGTTCTGCTGCTTTCAGGAGAATGTAGTCAGTCAATTTTTTTCTCCAAATAGCTTCAATTTGAGTTCTTGGGAGGATATCCCCCGATCGCGACCAGCTTGGTAATCTTGCCAAGCTGCCTCGCTCTCTGCTATTTCTTCTGCTGAAATTACTTCATTATCTTCGGCAACTTCTTCTCGTAACTGAATCATTTTTTTCAAGTCTTCTAATAACCGCAGTTGGTCTGCAAGCGTGAGGCTTTTAACTTGATTCAGTACCTTGCTATAAGTAAACATAGACTTGGTTGTAAGAGTTTTTGCTTGCTCTCTATTATATCTCAATTTAAAATTATGGGAAAAGCGATCGCCCTTTTATTCCCAAAGTTCGATCGCTCTTATACTATCTTACACAATTTGTTAGCTGTTGCGAATTCACCTCAAAGGCGATCGCAAACTCCGCTTGCGGCAGCTATCTTTTGATAATCCGCAAGTGTTCCTCGGCATCGTTTCGGCGGCGAAAACGCGCCACAGTCAGGCGTTGCAGGTTGGGCAGGTGGCGATAAATCACCCACGGGTAAAGTTGTTGTTTGTAGTTCATCCTAGTTCTGCAATA of Oscillatoria nigro-viridis PCC 7112 contains these proteins:
- a CDS encoding type II toxin-antitoxin system HicB family antitoxin encodes the protein MKYELILYWSEEDQAFIAQLPELLGCAADGETYQEAAKSRDYYAGVDRNG
- a CDS encoding ParE family toxin-like protein, which gives rise to MHYTTRKFWDCYNALPSNVQATADQCYELLKADPSHPSLHFKKVGNYCSVRAGQAYRALGIEIKTGILWFWIGTHAEYDRLIGK
- a CDS encoding type II toxin-antitoxin system RelE family toxin, yielding MTDYILLKAAERYLSRMQPDDQVRIVKALDTLVSDDRGLDIKQLKGRPELRLRVGKYRILFVEDRENQVYVVTAINSRGDVYK
- a CDS encoding type II toxin-antitoxin system RelE family toxin, translating into MSYSVELTAEALVNQERLTQAVQERIGNKINWLAENFEQITPMPLSANLAGFFKLRVGDYRVIYSFDDDLNVITIHQIGHRREIYD
- a CDS encoding type II toxin-antitoxin system VapC family toxin; amino-acid sequence: MINKYLLDTNILIYYFYDEAEVQPIFDEIEAGDAEAFYSPISWVELLCYPALTEEQANELREFLRLIKCVSLTESVLDRAAQIRRDYRLKLGDGVIAACALVEGCVLVTRNAKDFKRVDGLTILNPFD
- a CDS encoding BrnA antitoxin family protein; protein product: MTISRKRLEELENIPESAIDTSDIPELDANFWAKAKLVTPLTKQAISLRVDSDVLDWFKSQGKGYQSLMNAVLRSYVEHHIKNNHEV
- a CDS encoding magnesium chelatase subunit H; this translates as MFTHVKPTIRHVVPENLQGRSLMKVVYVVLEPQYQSALSAAVRSINQKNPNLAIEISGYLIEELRSPENYEAFKRDVADANVFIASLIFIEDLAEKVVAAVEPLRDSLDVAVVFPSMPGVMRLNKMGSFSMAQLGQSKSAIGEFMKKRKEKSGSSFQDGMLKLLQTLPKVLKYLPIDKAQDARNFMLSFQYWLGGSQENLENFLLMLSHKYVFKGQEQLTFEEPVVYPDMGIWHPLAPSMFEDVKGYLTWYNARKDISADLKDPLAPCIGLVLQRTHLVTGDDAHYVAMVQELEAMGARVVPIFAGGLDFSKPVETFFLEVGTKGVAPLPIVDAVVSLTGFALVGGPAKQDHPKAIESLKKLNCPYMVALPLVFQTTEEWENSDLGLHPIQVALQIAIPELDGAIEPIILSGRDGATGKAIALQDRIEAISQRAMKWAMLRRKPKLDKKVAITVFSFPPDKGNVGTAAYLDVFGSIYQVLKALKGNGYDLPELPDSAEKLMQEVIHDATAQYQTPELNVAYRMSVAEYEEFTPYSERLQENWGPPPGHLNSDGQNLLIFGKHFGNVFIGVQPTFGYEGDPMRLLFSRSASPHHGFAAYYTYLERIWGADAVLHFGTHGSLEFMPGKQMGMSGECYPDSLIGKIPNIYYYAANNPSEATIAKRRSYAETISYLTPPAENAGLYKGLQELSELIASYQTLKETGRGVPIVDAIVEKCRLVNLDKDIALPPEQERGVAAGMTAEERDNLVGLVYRKLMEIESRLLPCGLHVIGKPPTAEEAIATLVNIANLDREEDGLIGLPRIIANSLGRDIGEIYTNSDKGILSDVELLQNITLACRDAVGALVKEQTDAEGRVSLVSKLNFFNMGKKTPWIEALHAAGYKKIDPEPIKPLFEYLEFCLQQVCADNELGALLRALEGEYVLPGPGGDPIRNPDVLPTGKNMHALDPQSIPTTGAVKSAKVVVDRLLERQRVDNGGNYPETIAVVLWGTDNIKTYGESLAQVMWMVGVKPVPDALGRVNKLELLSLEELGRPRIDVVINCSGVFRDLFINQMNLLDKAVKMAAEADEPLEMNFVRKHALKQAEEMGINLRQAATRVFSNASGSYSSNINLAVENSTWESEAELQEMYLTRKSFAFSSDNPGTMEQDRKIFESSLKTAEVTFQNLDSAEISLTDVSHYFDSDPTKLIGSLRADGKQPTSFVADTTTANAQVRTLSETVRLDSRTKLLNPKWYEGMLSHGYEGVREISKRLVNTTGWSATAGAVDNWVYEDVNTTFIQDEEMQKRLLNLNPHSFRKIVSTLLEVNGRGYWETSENNLDRLRELYQEVEDRIEGVE